GGTTTCTTAAATAAATAACATCGTGAATCCCCGACATTCGCGACATAGATATGCTTATCGCGAACATACGCCATCACCATCGTGGTGCCCATACCCGCAAGCTCAGGGTTTTCATTCGCAGCTTTGTCATATATGCGGCGGCTGGCTTCTTCGTAAGCGTAGGTCAGAACTTCCCGCGGCGACATGTCTTTTGCCTCGGGAGCCTTCAGAATTTCTTCCACAGTTTGCACGGCAATTGCGGATGCAACTTCTCCACCGGAGTGTCCACCCATTCCATCGGCTACGATATATACGCCAAAATCTTTATTGATCAGGCAAGAGTCTTGATTTGAATCACGACGCAGACCCTTATCCGTCAAAAACCATGCTTCCGTTTTCATTGAATATATTGTGACTTGCGCGTCTTCATGAGTCAAACTGGACTCACGTCGAATTCTTTCATCTTGTTTAATCCAAAGCTACATTTTGTGTGTCTTAATACCGATAGCAATATTGGCGAGGCTTGCTGATGAAACGTTCTCTTTCCATAGCACTACTACTCTCTCTTGTGCTCCACTTTTTGGTGGTCGGAGGAGTCGCCCTCTATTCTTTCAGCATTCAAAAACCAGCCGCGCCTCAAACTGTGACGGTCGAAATCCTCGACCAACAGCCAGAAGCCCCGAAGGCAGCTAAACCTGAAGTCGTCGTCAAAAAAGATAAAATCAAAATGGATAAGCAAATTGTGGAGCAAGATGAAAAAGCTCTCAATAAAGAGCGTCCTGATGACCAAGCTTTCTTGAGCGCTCACGATCAAAAAGTCGCTAAGCAAACTCAAGCCGTAAATCATGGCGAGTTTCAAAACAAGATCACTAAAAACACCAAAGCCGGCAAACCGGTTGAGTCTAAAAAATCCTCGCCGAAATTGGATCAACTTCTCGCCGCTTATGATCCAATGGCCGCTGGTTTCAAAAAACAAGAAGCTAAAACTAAGCAAGAGGCTGAAGCCGCTCAAAAAGGCGGAGACGTTAGCCAAACGAGTGATTACCTAAAAAACGTGGACCAAGGTATCGAGACCTTGCTCAATACTCGCGAATTCAAATATTACACTTACTACAACCGGATCCGTAAGCAGCTCTCACAATACTGGGAACCGAAAGTGAAAGAAAAAGTGAATACGATGTTCCAACAGGGCCGTAAAATCGCCTCTGCCCAGGACCGTGTTACCAAGCTTTTGATCGTTTTGGACTCTTCCGGGACACTTGTAAACGTACAGGTTCTCTCGGATTCCGGGGTCCGCGACCTCGACGACGCGGCTATAGAATCGTTTAAGGCCGCTGCGCCATTCCCAAACCCTCCGAAAGGGATCATCGAGAACGATGGGACCGTCAAAATTCGCTGGGATTTCGTACTAGAGACCTAACTCTACGCCGCTATTAGTCATGTCTTTGTTCTGAGAGGGCCTGGTGCTAGAAATAGCCCTTCATTCAAGAGGAGAAAACCGTGAGTAAACCATCCGATAAACAAACTCCGAAATCTATTTCCCGTGAAGTGTTGGAATCCATCGCTCGTCGCGCCCATTATTCTGCGACTCAGATGATTTTCCAGGCCAACCATCGCACCGATAAAGAAAAGGGCGATCCAAAAATTGGTGGCCACGCTTCTGCTTCTGCAAGTTCCCTGCACATCATGGGCGCTTTGCACTTGATGGTGAAATCCGGCTTCGATCATATCGCTAACAAACCGCATGCTTCGCCGACAGATCACTCTTACAACTATCTTCTCGATTTGTTTTTGAAACAAGATTTGAGCAAATTGTCTCTTGAAGAGTGCAACACGGCGATGATGGGTCTTCGCAAATACTCTCACGGCGAACCAGTCTTCCAGTCTTATCACTCAGCTTACGATTCTGATAATCACAATTTCTTCCCGTCTGGCACCGTGGGCATTCCACCAGTTGAAGCTGGTTACATGGCGCTGGCTTACCGCTACGCTCGTGAACATGGTTACGAAGTTCCAGATGCTCACTTCTGGGCTCTTTGCGGCGACTCCGAGTTCCGCGAAGGTTCTATGTACGAAGCGGTTCCTGACTTTGCGGAGCGTGAACTTGGATCGTTGACTTGGATCCTCGATTACAATCGTCAATCACTCGATGGTCAGCGTATTACAAATCCAGAGATCATGAACGGAACGGATGCTGACCGCGTGGAGCGCACAATGGCTGCCAACGGTTGGGAAGTCATCCAAGTTCGTCACGGTCAAAAGCGTTTGAATCTTTTCAAAAAGCCGGGTGGCGAAACTTTCCAAAACTTCCTCGAGAAAGAACTCGAAGACTACGAACTTCAAGCTTTGCTCCTTGTGCAAGACATGAAGGCGTTGAAAAAAGGCATCGCGAAAGAACATCCAAACATGAAGAAATTCTTGGACAGCGTGTCTGACCAAGAATTGTATGAAGCCATCCGCGACTTCGGTGGCCACGACATCATGCTTTTGGCTGAAGCGATGGAGCAATCTAAGAAATCCACTCGCCGTCCAACAATCATCATTGCTCACACATTGAAAGGCTGGGGCCTGCGTTGTGCCGCTCAGCCAGGTAATCACTCTCAGTTGCCAACTGAAGATGAATTGGTTGAATTGAAAAACAAGCAAGGCATCACTGGCGACAACTTATTCGAGCGTTTCGCAGCGGGTACGCCAGAAGCGAAATACTTGAAAGAGCGCGGTGAAAAACTTTGGAGCGAAATCAAAGCTCAACATGCTTTGAAGGACAAAAATCAAAAATTCTTCCTCGAGAAGCTCACTCAATGGGGCGAAATCCCTGAGTCTCTTGATATCAACACGAAAATGACGAGCTATCCACACACTCAGTGGATGCTCGGTCAGTTGACTGCAAAGCTCACTCGTATCGCAAACACGCCGCTTGAAGAAAACAAACTGGCTGAGAAGCAAAAACCACTCACAGCAACTGAGAAGCCATTCAAACTCCCTGGTGAGTTGTTCATCTCCATGGCTCCGGATGTTGGTACTTCGACGAACTTGAATCCAGCGATGGATGGTAAAATCTTCGGTGCGCCAGTTGTGACTGAGGATTTGGAAACTGAATTGGGCGTTAAAGACCACAAGCTTCCAGATTTGATTCCTGGTGAAGAGGTTTCCGACCGCTTCTTGCGTTTTGAAATCGCTGAAGGAAACGTGATGTCTTGCGTAGGGGCTTTCGGCCGCATGCGCGACACTCTCGGCATTCCTTTGATTCCGTTGATGACCGTTTATGACTTCTTCATCAAACGCGCCCTCGATCAGTACTTCTACAACTTGTACTGGAAGAGCTCATTCATCTGCGTAGGGACTCCGTCAGGTGTGACATTGTCTCCAGAAGGCGCTCAGCACGGTTGGAAGTCTGATATTCAGATCCCGAACCAAATCACTTGGGAACCGTTCTTCTGCCAAGAGTTGGATTGGATCCTCTGCGAATCTATCAAGCGTCATGTCTTGAACAACAACGCCGGCCGTTCTGGCGTCTTGCTCAGACTTGTGACTCGCGGTGCGGAACAAAAAGACATGATGACTTACCTGAAGAAGCAAGCTCGCTTCAAAGGCGACATGAACTCTAAACTCGCTCGCGCGGAATTCCCAGTTGCTGGTGGCGTGAACGAAGAAGAAATTGCTTCGTTAGACGATGCTCAGATCTTGCGTCAAGTGCGTGAAGAAGTTCTTCAAGGCGCTTACTACTTGATCGACTACCGCGGTTACGCTGGCTATGAGCCCGGCGACAACGTGGTGAATATCTTCGCAATGGGTTCACTTGTGACTGAAGGTATCAAGGCGTCTGAGACTCTTCTCGGCCACGGTATCTATGCAAACGTGATCGTGGTGACTTCACCAGACTTGTTGGTGGGTATTCAGGCTCATGAGAACGACTATGCCTACTTGAAACACGGCCTCGGCATTAACTCGGACTTGTATTTGAGAAAATCCGAAGAAGTCAGCACAGGCGATTTGATCACAGTGGCTGGTAAGCGCGTTCCGGTTGTCAGCGTTCACGACGGTGAAGCAGGCTTGTTGGATAACATCGGTTCTGTCATCGGTGTACGCCAAGAATCTTGCGCTGTTAGAAAGCACTCTAAATGCGGTCGTCCATCAGAAATCTATGCATTCCATGGAATTGATGCTGACAGCGTTGTAGATGCTTGCGGTAAAGTATTGGCTGAAACAGCTTTGGAACAAGTCATTGTCCCAGAATCTGCTTTGGAACAAACACAACACGCGGGCAAAACAGCAAGCCACTGGACAGACCTGTGGCCTTCTAAGAGCTCTGTGAAACATTAGGATTATCTTCAATGGAATCAGCAACGGTCTCTTTCCCTTACGAGGGTCGACTTTTTAAATCGAGAAATAAAAAGTTCGAAGAGACCCTTTTGCTGGTTCCTTTTTTTGGCTCTGAACAACGTGAACTCGCCCGTCACGTCAAATTCCTGAATGATCTTGGTTACGACGTCGCGCTCTTTAGTCTGCAAAAGACACCGGCGATTCTTGATTTCTCTCAAGGCCTTCTAACTCCATTGAAAAAGTGGAAAGAAATCAAAGACACTCTGAAACTGCCCATCAGCTCGCAGCTAAAATTCGGTCTGAAACATGTCTATGCCGATCAGATCGAGAACATGCTGAATCTGCTACCAGGCAAAAAAATCGTCTTCGCGTTCTCAAATCCCGGTGCTGCTGCGATTGAAGCTCTGGCTCGCCGTAAATGCGTCGACGTCGTCGGCGCTGTTTTCGATAGTGGTCCTTCCGGTAAATTCGTGGATTCTTTTGCGAATCTTGCAAAGTACGACTGGAAGATCAACTCTTTGGCTTTAAGACATATTTTGGCTCCGTTGCTTTCGTATGGGTGGAGCCCTTACTTGCACAAAGACACGCAAGAGGATCTCAATCAGTTTCCAAAAGGCTTTAAAATTCTTTCGATTCGTGGCTGGAAAGATCGTTTGATTCCTCCGGATCACATTGATGCGATCTTTGATCCCCATCCAGATTTGGATTGGCGCAAACTAAGCTTGCCTGAATCAGATCACCTCGTGGGTCTTCGCGACTATCGCAGCGAATATGCCCCTGCGGTTGAAAAATTCCTTCAAGAAATCTCTACTTCTCTATAACATTAGGCTCTATGGCGAATTTCATTCTGATCTTTGTTTGCTTTCTGCTCGGTATTTTCTTCCGCCGCTATAAGTTTTTCCCACCAAATGCCCCCCTGGCCCTGAATCGCTTTGTGATTTATGTGTCGCTGCCGGCTCTGACATTGGCACAGATTCATCGTCTCGATCTCAATAGCAGTAGTTTGCTGATCCCGGTTTCGATGCCGTGGTTAACCTACATCATGGGTTTTGGTTTCTTTTACCTTGTGGGCAAGAAAACTCAGATGCCCAAGAAAACCATCGGCACACTGTCACTGACTGGCTCACTGGGAAACACTTCATTCGTCGGCTTTCCCTTGCTGGAAGCGCTTTACGGCGCAGGCGCCATTGCTGTCGGCATTCTGGTTGATCAGCCGGGAAGCTTTCTGATCGCGGGCACACTCGGTGTTGCGACGGCTGCTTATTATGCGGGTGGTTCTGTTCACCCGAAATATATTCTTAAAAAGATCTTCGCCTTTCCACCGTTTCTGTCATTGCTCGTGGCTTTTCCTCTGCGGGCGATCGAATTGCCGCCAGAGGCGTTTCAGGTTTTAGATCGTCTTGGCGGCACTCTCGTCCCGTTATCCCTTGTTTCAGTCGGCATGCAGCTGCATTTTCATCCCGAAATGATCAAAGCCAATTTCAAAAACCTATGCTGGGGTTTGGGCTATAAGCTATTTTTAGTACCGCTGATTTGTACGGTGATTTATCTCGGCATATTCAAACAGTTCAATCAAACAACACTGATCACTTTAGTTGAAGCTGCGATGGCACCCATGATTACATCTGGAATTATCGCTGCGGAATACGATTTAGATGTCGAGCTTGCGAATCTGATGATTGGCTTGGGAATCCCGATTTCACTGGCGACAGCGCCCGCCTGGGCGTGGGTCCTAGGCCACTGGTTTTAGTAACCCCTGAACATGATCGGCACATTCGGAATCACTGCGACGGCCGTTGAACAGCCTGGCGTCAGAGCTCCGGAGGAAGCCTGAACATAGATCGTACCACTTGCACTATAACGAACGTTACTGAACGTCGCGACCCCCGATGTAGTCGTCGCCGAACCATTCATCGTGCCACTCGCAGCACTGCTACAACCTGAGTCCGTGAAAGCGGCCAGACCGATAGCCGTATTATATGTCGACACCAAGTTACCATAGGCATCGACAGCTTGAACCACCGGCTGAGTTTTAAAGTTCACTCCCGTCACTGCAGATGATGACGGCTGAGTTGAGAATGTCAGCGTACTTGCAGCGCCCGCTGAGACAGTCACTCTTGCCGAGCAATCGGAAGTTAGACCCGACGATGTTACCTTAATGTAGAGGTTTCCTGCCTTCGTATAGTTCTGACCGCTATAAGCCGCCACGCCTGAAGTCGTTGTTGCAGAACCATTCAATGTTCCAGTTCCAGCAGATGTACAGGCCGCATTTGTGTATGCTGTCTGGGTAATCGCTGCGGAGGAGGTGGTGATAACATTATTGTTATTATCCATGACAGCGACAACCATCTGCTGCGCAAAATCCACGCCCGCCGTCGCTGTGGACGATGGTTCGGTTGTAATGACCAGCTTCGAAGCAGCTCCCGGAGAAATCACAATTGCACTCGAACAAGCTGTAGTCAGACTGCCTGATGAGGCCTGCAGATAATATGTGCCCGACTTCGTATAGCGAACTCCACTGAAAGTCGCAGCCCCCAGATTGAAACTGTTGGATGTCGAGTTGCTCAAAGTCCCACCACTGGCTGCTGTCGTGCAGGTCGCATCGGTGTAGACCGTCAGTGTGATCGTTGTTGAATAAAGATAGTCTGCAGTATCCGAAGCATCTCGGGCTGTCACAACCGGTTGCTGAGTGAAGTTCGTCCCCGCAGTTGCGGTCGATGACGGCTGAGTTGTAAATGCCAATTTCGTCGCAGCAGCACCACCGACCGCGATGGCCGACGAGCACGCCGATGTCAATGCACCGGAAGTTGCTTTCAAATAGATTGTTGTCGACTTAATAGAATAACTGACTCCCGAGAAAGTCCCCGTACCATAGACTGTTGAAGCCGTCGTACTTGTCAAACTTCCTCCTGCGGCTGTTGTACAAGTCGCATCTGTGTAGGCCGCCACCGTGATGGTGCCAGAATACGTCGGTACAACGTTGCCGTTGCTGTCTTGAGCCGAGACCGCCGGCTGAACCGGGAAGGCTTCACTCACTCGCACGGATGTTGAAGGCTGTGTCGAGAAATAAAGTTTCGATGCCGCACCCAATGGGCCCATCACAACAGTACCAACTGCCGCTGTTCCGCCATAACCTGAACCTGCCGTTGCCTGGGCTGTTCCAGAGAATGTACTTGTATTATAAGCCCCGGCGACGCGACCGCCGCCACCACCGCCGCCACTGCTCGAATAACCATTACTACCGTTGGCACGAATCGTTCCCGCGCCGGCGAGAGTTCCGGTGTTAATCCAGACACTACCACCGGAACCACCACCACCCCATACTGGAGCCGTACCGCCATTTGCAGAAATAATTCCATCAACAGTCAAAGTGCCAGAGACAATCAAGCGAATCGCGCCACCACCTGGAGCACCACCGTTACCTCCACTACCGCCACTCGAACCAAGATCGATAGGATTGATCGAAGAACCGTAAGTAGAGCCTCCTGGTGCACCGCCATTACCCGCTTTACCAGCGCCGCCGTAACCGCCGCCGGCCCCGTAAGAACCACTGCTACCTCCACCCGTCACATTTCCGGATGTATATCCCTGGCTATCGGCTGAAATCGATGAGGTTGAGTCAATCGACATATTCGCAGCAGAAATGACATAGCCATAACCGGTGATGGTATTACCTAGCATCACGATTTGAGCCGATGTCGTTAACGAAACATTTCCCGAGGCAGTGAGATTGCCATTCAACGTCAGGACGGTACCACTTCCAGTCACCGTAACTGCATTCGTAGAAATATTTCCGTTGATGGTTAACTTACAACCGCCCGAAAGAGCAATATTACCGACAGAGCCCGAGAAATCAGACGCATTCACAGAATAATTATAAGATGAACTACACGTCAGATCATTCGTCGAAGAATTTATAACGACGACGGAACCCGCCGTACCGGCGATATAACCTGTCCCGGCAGCCGCAGTCATTGTGCCGTTAAACGTGTACGAACTAGAATAGTCGACATACACACGGCCACCACCACCACCGCCAGCGTTCCCGGCACCACTACTACCATTCGCAGCAATAGTCCCACTGCCGGCAAGAGTTCCCGCGCTGACCCACAGACTTCCGCCCGAGCCACCACCACCCCAAGTCGGAGGTGTACCCGCATTAACAGTTAAGCTTCCATTCACGGTCATTGTGTTTGAAGCAATAATTTTAATGGCGCCACCGCCTGTGCCACCGCCATTACCACCGTTACCGCCACCGGATCCCAAAAGTGTTGGTTTAATCGGTGAACCATAAGTTGAGCCTCCGATCGAACCTCCAGATGCACCACCGCCGGCACCGCCATAGCCAGCGCCCGCACCGTAACTGCCGCTGCCACCGCCACCGAGACCATTGCCCGTGGTATAACCTTGGCCATTACTATTAATATTTGAAGTGGCGTCGATTGAAATACTCGCGGCAGAAATAGTGTTACCAACGCCGCCGACAGTATCGGCATCCGCGATAATACTTGCCGAAGTAGTCAGGTTGATACTTCCGGTCGTCGTCGTCATATTTTTGAAAATCGTCAAAGCACTACTGGTGATCGTCGCTGTACCACCGAGAGTTATATTGCCACTCACACTCTGCGTGCTTGAACTCAGCATTGAAAGATTATTGACACTTAAATCTCCGCTGACCGTTACGGCCGCGGAAGAACTTAAATTCATATCTCCGCTCGTGGTTAAGTTTCCGTTCGCTGTCAGCGTGCTCCCTGAGCCGGAAACTGAAATTGAACCAAACGAGCTATTTCCGATGATCGTAATTTTACAAGCCCCAGAGATTGTCAACACACCCATTGGGCTCGCAAGATCGGAACTGTTAACCGAAATGGCGCTGGGATTGGTACAGGCGAAATCATTTGTGGCAGAGTTTAAAAGAATAACCGTTCCGACAGAGCCACCACTACCGCCGGTCCCTCCGGATGCAGATAGTGCACCGGTATAGCTATTCGCACTCGAGTAAGTCACATAGACGCGGCCACCACCACCGCCGCCGCCGCTTGAAGTCCCGTTACCACCATTGGCACGAATCGCACCCGCACCGGCAAGTGTGGCCGTCGCTAACCAAACGCTGCCTCCAGAGCCACCACCACCCCAAGTTGGTCCCACAGCACCATTTGCTGAGACAGTTCCATCAATCGTCATGGTGCCAGACGCGGTGATTTTAATTGCGCCACCGCCACTACCACCGCCGTTACCACCGTTACCGCCACCCGAGCCTAAGTTCGTTGGTCCAATCGCATTTCCATAAGTCCCACCACCAGGGCCGCCACTATTTGCATCACCACCAGGGCCGCCATAACCGGCACCGCCACCGTAGCTTCCGTTGATACCTTTTCCCGTGCCTGCGTTAGTGCCATAACCCTGACTATTTGCACTGATTGTCGAGGTCGAATCGACAGAGACATTCACCGCCGTCATCGTCGAGCCAACACCAGTACTTGTATTTCCAACAAATGTTACAAGTGCCGACGTCGTCAAACTCAAGTCACCTGTTAAATCCAAACTGCCATAAACACTGAGTACCGATCCACTGCCAGTCACAGTTGCACTCGCCGCACTCAAAGCCCCGGTCAAGTTCAATACACAGGCATTGGAAAGTGAGATAGCGCCAAGCGGACTCGGTAAATCACCCGCGCTAACAGCGATCGTTTGAGAGACGTTACAAAGGATATTGTTAGCCGCTGAATTACGAATGAAAATCGTTCCGTTATTTCCGTTCGCATAGCCCGTCCCGCGGGCAACCGACGTCGTACCGGTAAAATTATTTGTTGAGCTGTAATTTATGGAAATGCGGCCACCACCGCCACCACCACCGCTGGAAGTACCATTGCCACCGTTTGCACGAAGAGTGCCCGCACCATTCAGAGTCCCAACATCCAGCCAAATACTTCCGCCGGAGCCACCACCACCCCAGGTCGGTCCGACAGCCCCGTTCATAGTGATGGTTCCCGAAACGGACATAGTGCCACTCACAACAAACTTAACGGCACCCCCGCCTTTACCACCGCCACTGCCTCCGCTACCGCCTCCGGAGCCGAGCATCGTTGGAGAAACTGCCGAACCATAAATACCGCCGACATTAGTGTTTGAAAGAGCTGCACCGCCGGTACCGCCATGGCCTGCGCCAGTACCATAAGATCCACTAGTACCAGCGCCGCTTCCGGCTGCCGTGTTAAACCCTTGCGAGTCACCGCTGACAGTACCGCTAATATCGACACTGCCCGCATTGATGATAACACCCGTGTTCGTGCCGGTGTTTCCTTGCACGGTCAGGGTAAAACCTGAGCTCACGACAAGAGATGAAAATGTAAATGTACCGGGCTGAAATGTGACCGCACCACCGATGGTGACAATTCCACTCGAAGTATAGTCTCCGGGGGCGATTGTTCCAGAAGTCCAAGTCACGTCAGCGAGCGATGTCTCAACAGACAACAAGAGCAGGGAAGCAACCAGCCCTTGTTTAATCCATCGACGTGAGGTTTGGATTTTTTGGAGCTTCACTGCCGCTGCTCCTAGTTTTGGAATCCACTGTTCCACTGAACGTAGACCTTAGAACCTACGCGCATAAATGAGAAGATAGCATTACTGCCACTCGGAATACTGTTGGCAGGTAAGAAGTAGAAATTGCCTGATCCAGGAGTACCGGACAGAGTATCCGGTGAAGTCTGACCGAATGTACAGTTCGCAGAGAAAGTTCCTGTGATCGCGAGCGTGTAAACACCGCCATCACGCATATTCGAGAATGTATATTGAGTACCAGTACATCCTGCAGCCGTGTACTGGGTATTGCCCTTACTCCAATCGATGGTCGTACTAGAAGCATTATCCACGGAGGTACCACGGATCGTACCGGCAACTGCCATGGTATCTGAGTTTGCAGTCCCTGAGATGGTGACTTTGGTTGCAGGGGCTCTATCCGCCGTGCCTGTCGTACCAGAAGATGCCGTTTGCAAGAGAATTTGTGAACCACCCGTACCTGTTGAAGTACCACTCGACAAAGTTAAAGTACCACCGGCCAAGTTTGTACCACCGCTGTAAGCACCACCGGCAGTAATCGTGAAATCAGAGCCCGCAGTTCCTGACGTTGTGATTCTCTCAACACCCACTTTTTGCGCTGATTGTCCTGAGAATGACAAGTTGTTGTTGATCGTTGAAGTGCCGATACCAACACCGCCGGCAGAGTTAATACGCATCAACTCGCTGGGTGCAACGTCGGCAGTACTGTTACGAGCACCGAAGACCAAGTCCCCTTTACCGGAACCAGCCACGCTGGTTTGAACGAGACCCATATAAGCATTTGGATAAGCTTCAGAAGAGTAATATCCAAATCCGATTACTTGATAGCCACCGCTAGTCTGCTCCGTACCACCAATATGAAGGTATTCATTCGCGACCGTCACTGACGTCGGTGCCGAGCCTTTGATATGAACTTTCGCAGCAGGAGAAGCCGTTCCAACACCTAAGTTACCGGCATTCGAAAGCGTCATCTGCGTGGCATTGTTTGTTTTGAAACCCAAATTGTAGTTGTCATTCAAACCGATCGTGGCATTGGCACCGTAACTATTGCCGCCGTTTACATAACTAGAGCCACCACCGCCACCAAGAGCCGACCAAGTAGAGCCGTTGTTGAACTCAACAACATTGCTTGTCGTATTGTAACGAATCTGACCCGCTGTATTCGCAGGACGTTGAGCATCGGTCCCCGCTGGCAAGCGGATAGAATCCGTGCGAGAACCAATATCCAAACTAAATTGCGGATTCGTACCGATACCCACGCGGCCATTCACGTCGAGTGTCATCACGATAGCGCCTGAAGTACCAAAGTTTAAGTAGCTCGAAGCGCCACCCGTCCCGTTAACGAATGAGTAAGCAGACGTACCAAACATCAAGCTCTTGCCAGATGTCATAGTGAAATCACCTGCTGTAGACATATTCTGCGAAGTATCGAGTGTCAGGGCTGTGGTGCCATTGGTTTTCAAAGTCAAAGCATTGCCGTCATTCGTACCAAGACTTGTCGCCGCACCAAAGGAATTACCGCCGTTGACGAAGGCTCCCGAAGAACCTGAAGAAGTCGCAAGGACTGACCAGCCAGAACCGTTATTGTATTCGATATTATTATTAGAAGTATTATAACGAATCAGACCCGCGGCATTGGCAGGTTGTTGAGCTGTCGTACCACGAGGAAGTCTTAAGGCATCTGTGTTTGTACCAGCATCAATACTGTAAGAAGGAGCACCACCGGCACCGATCTTACCAGTCGTTGTGTAGATGTTGCCATA
The sequence above is drawn from the Bdellovibrionales bacterium genome and encodes:
- a CDS encoding Stp1/IreP family PP2C-type Ser/Thr phosphatase, whose translation is MKTEAWFLTDKGLRRDSNQDSCLINKDFGVYIVADGMGGHSGGEVASAIAVQTVEEILKAPEAKDMSPREVLTYAYEEASRRIYDKAANENPELAGMGTTMVMAYVRDKHIYVANVGDSRCYLFKKPFLWQITEDHSLLNEQIRAGVLKEENIGQFVARNVITRSVGYEREVHPDIIEREIVAGESYLLCSDGLSGLVQDQKISQILNQNSPDKAVKTCVDQALANGGDDNVTVLILNFQESK
- a CDS encoding AEC family transporter gives rise to the protein MANFILIFVCFLLGIFFRRYKFFPPNAPLALNRFVIYVSLPALTLAQIHRLDLNSSSLLIPVSMPWLTYIMGFGFFYLVGKKTQMPKKTIGTLSLTGSLGNTSFVGFPLLEALYGAGAIAVGILVDQPGSFLIAGTLGVATAAYYAGGSVHPKYILKKIFAFPPFLSLLVAFPLRAIELPPEAFQVLDRLGGTLVPLSLVSVGMQLHFHPEMIKANFKNLCWGLGYKLFLVPLICTVIYLGIFKQFNQTTLITLVEAAMAPMITSGIIAAEYDLDVELANLMIGLGIPISLATAPAWAWVLGHWF
- a CDS encoding TonB family protein, yielding MKRSLSIALLLSLVLHFLVVGGVALYSFSIQKPAAPQTVTVEILDQQPEAPKAAKPEVVVKKDKIKMDKQIVEQDEKALNKERPDDQAFLSAHDQKVAKQTQAVNHGEFQNKITKNTKAGKPVESKKSSPKLDQLLAAYDPMAAGFKKQEAKTKQEAEAAQKGGDVSQTSDYLKNVDQGIETLLNTREFKYYTYYNRIRKQLSQYWEPKVKEKVNTMFQQGRKIASAQDRVTKLLIVLDSSGTLVNVQVLSDSGVRDLDDAAIESFKAAAPFPNPPKGIIENDGTVKIRWDFVLET
- a CDS encoding pyruvate dehydrogenase, with amino-acid sequence MIFQANHRTDKEKGDPKIGGHASASASSLHIMGALHLMVKSGFDHIANKPHASPTDHSYNYLLDLFLKQDLSKLSLEECNTAMMGLRKYSHGEPVFQSYHSAYDSDNHNFFPSGTVGIPPVEAGYMALAYRYAREHGYEVPDAHFWALCGDSEFREGSMYEAVPDFAERELGSLTWILDYNRQSLDGQRITNPEIMNGTDADRVERTMAANGWEVIQVRHGQKRLNLFKKPGGETFQNFLEKELEDYELQALLLVQDMKALKKGIAKEHPNMKKFLDSVSDQELYEAIRDFGGHDIMLLAEAMEQSKKSTRRPTIIIAHTLKGWGLRCAAQPGNHSQLPTEDELVELKNKQGITGDNLFERFAAGTPEAKYLKERGEKLWSEIKAQHALKDKNQKFFLEKLTQWGEIPESLDINTKMTSYPHTQWMLGQLTAKLTRIANTPLEENKLAEKQKPLTATEKPFKLPGELFISMAPDVGTSTNLNPAMDGKIFGAPVVTEDLETELGVKDHKLPDLIPGEEVSDRFLRFEIAEGNVMSCVGAFGRMRDTLGIPLIPLMTVYDFFIKRALDQYFYNLYWKSSFICVGTPSGVTLSPEGAQHGWKSDIQIPNQITWEPFFCQELDWILCESIKRHVLNNNAGRSGVLLRLVTRGAEQKDMMTYLKKQARFKGDMNSKLARAEFPVAGGVNEEEIASLDDAQILRQVREEVLQGAYYLIDYRGYAGYEPGDNVVNIFAMGSLVTEGIKASETLLGHGIYANVIVVTSPDLLVGIQAHENDYAYLKHGLGINSDLYLRKSEEVSTGDLITVAGKRVPVVSVHDGEAGLLDNIGSVIGVRQESCAVRKHSKCGRPSEIYAFHGIDADSVVDACGKVLAETALEQVIVPESALEQTQHAGKTASHWTDLWPSKSSVKH